CAGCGTCATCCGCTTGTCGAGACAAGGCAGCCACTCCTGCCAAATGTCCATCACCGCCGCCTGCTTCTCCACCGTCGTGCCGACATAGTAGAAACGGACAAGCGTCACGTGACTGTTGACCGGCTTCGGCAGCTGGAATGTCATCTCGACGACGACACCGAAATTCCCGCCCCCGGCGCCCCGGCACGCCCAGAACAAATCTGCATGGCGGTGCTTGTTCGCTTTCACGATCTCCCCTTTGAAATTGACGAGCTCCATCTCCACCAGACTGTCGCACCCAAGACCGAGCAGCCGGCTGGAAAATCCCCAGCCGCCCCCGAGCGTGAACCCGGCGACACCGACCGTCGGACACGTCCCCCCGGGAAAAACGTAGCCCTTCGAACCGACAAAATCGTACACTTCGGTATTCTTCGCCCCAGCCCCCATATAAAGGAGGTGGTGATGCTCATCCAACCGCAGCGCATTCAACCGGCTGATATCGATCACCAGCACGAAATCCCCCGTCGAATACCCCTCATAATGATGCCCGCCCGACCGGATCCGGATGCTCACCCGGTGCCTGCGCGCCCAGCGGATCGCATTCTTCACATCCTCTTTCCGCTCACAGTACACAATCACGAGGGGAAACTTATCGATCGCCCGGTTCCACTCCTGACGTGCCTCTTCATATTCCTGGTCCTTCGGAGTAACCACCTCTCCTGTCAGACCTTTCAAAAACGGTATTTCCGACCCCACTTCTTCCACCTCTATTATGATAATCGTTATCTATTATTCTATTCTTGCGTGGGAGAAAGGTGAGGGTTCCAGAATCGCAAAGCCCTACGATACCTATACTTTTATCAGGGATTATTTCCGATAGGCCATAACCCATTCACTAGGAACGAACGATAGCCACTTCCTTTCTTATCCGCTCATACCGCAGGAAACGATCGTCTAAAGGAGATATTCCCCGCAGCTGAAAGACTCCTACGAACCGATACCTGTGAAAACCGAGATGATCTTTGTATTTAGCAAACACGACACGCTGCTGATCCGCCTTCCCTCCTGACCCATACGTCTCTTTCCTTTCCGCAACAATCGCAGCATCTTCGTGGGATTCATCGATATAGGACCAATCCTCTGCCAAACGATTGATCCACCCCGCCGCAGCCGACTTCCAACTACCTTCTTCGACAATCGATAACTTCGGACACCACAACCACGTCTGTTCTCCAATAGAAAAATAGCTGCGTTGGTACCGCTTTGAATTTTTACCGAAGACCGTATTGGCAATGTCCTTAATATCTTTGAAAGTATAAGCGTCGTGCACGGATAAGAATTCCTGGGAGCGGCATTGTTCCAGCTCCTCTTCATATGTAAACCATTCCGCATGAACCTTTGTTGCTCTCCGGTTAATCTCTGCCACGACTTCGTCTATTCTCCTATGAAGATCGTCGACAGGAAGCGTCGCATCTATACGTAAGACAAGGAAATCTTCTAATTCATCCTCTTCCACGGCAGCAAGAATATCATCCATCCGAAGCCCATCCTGTGTTTGGTTGCTTTTATGGAAGGCTTCGTCCACTTCTATGCCGATGTGGAGCTGTGGAAAATATAAATCCAAGAGCGCAAAGGATTCTCCCCGCTTTACGTATTGCTGGCTGACCGGTTTTACGTTCAAGTTCCCGAGCTTATGCCAAACAGCGGTCAATATATAATTCTCGTAATCCTTCCTTTTCGTCCTGGAAAAGGTTTTGACCAAATAATCCCGTTTGTCCACCCTGCATACCTCCCTGGATTTAACTGTTGAATGGTTTTCTCTATATTAACCCCACAACTAAAACTTCACTAGTATGAGCGAAGCATAAAACAGAACAAAACTCCCGGTCCTATGAACCTTATTTAAAGGAATTACATGTAAAAAATGATAGAATGAAGACAGGATAACCAAGCAATTAGGAGGAGACACATGGAAGTAACGAACAACACCCGTCTACTGAAGCTGCGCGACATCCTGTTCGAGGAAACAGACGAAAACAATGAGCTCAGCATCACAGAAATCGAAGATAAATTGAAGCTTCATTTCGGCACGGATGCAAGCTTCGACCCACG
This sequence is a window from Bacillus sp. SB49. Protein-coding genes within it:
- a CDS encoding FAD-binding oxidoreductase; translation: MGSEIPFLKGLTGEVVTPKDQEYEEARQEWNRAIDKFPLVIVYCERKEDVKNAIRWARRHRVSIRIRSGGHHYEGYSTGDFVLVIDISRLNALRLDEHHHLLYMGAGAKNTEVYDFVGSKGYVFPGGTCPTVGVAGFTLGGGWGFSSRLLGLGCDSLVEMELVNFKGEIVKANKHRHADLFWACRGAGGGNFGVVVEMTFQLPKPVNSHVTLVRFYYVGTTVEKQAAVMDIWQEWLPCLDKRMTLVASFYHAAEEGLGIFAQGFFYGPPEEARLLLAPFAVVEGFRVELEESPFLEAVQKVEETYPPSEKFKSTGRFVDRRFTDKELETIAGLVQNPAEGSVYAAVSFYAMGGQISKIDKRDTAFYYRDAHYIIGIQSVWTEDMFAEKNKAWVRERFEYIKRITDGSYVNFPISGLKDYEREYFGANAKRLDMVNERYDPYNVFRFPQGL
- a CDS encoding AbaSI family restriction endonuclease; translation: MDKRDYLVKTFSRTKRKDYENYILTAVWHKLGNLNVKPVSQQYVKRGESFALLDLYFPQLHIGIEVDEAFHKSNQTQDGLRMDDILAAVEEDELEDFLVLRIDATLPVDDLHRRIDEVVAEINRRATKVHAEWFTYEEELEQCRSQEFLSVHDAYTFKDIKDIANTVFGKNSKRYQRSYFSIGEQTWLWCPKLSIVEEGSWKSAAAGWINRLAEDWSYIDESHEDAAIVAERKETYGSGGKADQQRVVFAKYKDHLGFHRYRFVGVFQLRGISPLDDRFLRYERIRKEVAIVRS